From Fimbriimonadia bacterium:
TGGACACAGGGGTGATGCTGGATCACGAGGACCTGATCGGCCAGTTCGTGCCTGGCTGGAACGTTCAAGACCAGAACACGAACGTGTACGACGACTTCTGGCACGGCACGCGGGTGACTGGAGTCGCTGCTGCGATCATGGACAACAACAAGGGCATTGCCGGGATGGCGCCGCAGTGCCGCTACATGCCCGTGAAAATCCTGAAGAACGGCAGTGGCACCGTGCTGGATATGGCCGCAGGTCTGACGTGGGCGGCGGACAACGGAGCCAGGGTGTGCAACATCAGCTCGGTATCTCCCAGTGGCCATCCGACCCTGCTGAACGCCGTCCGCTATTGCGTGAGCAACGGCGTGGTAGTAGTGGCAGCTGCCGGAAACAGCAACAACACGAGCAAGTACTATCCTGCCGGCTACCCAGAAGTGATCTCGGTTGCCGCATCCAACGTGAACGACACGCGCGGCTGGAACTCCACGTATGGGTCATGGGTGATGGTTGCCGCTCCGGGGCAGGACCTGCTGTCTACCGGCCTCAACACGCCGCCGGGAGACTATAAGAACTCCACGGGCACGAGCTACGCGGCCCCGCTGGTGGCGGCGGAAGCCGGGATGATCTACGGCCTGCTGGCCCAGCCCGGAGAGCGGGCGGAGTGGCTCGGCCTGGCAGTCCGAGACATCATCCAGGCGAACGTGGTGCCCAAGGATTGGGTGAAGTACGGGCGCGTAAACGTGGCCGCCGCACTACAGAACGTCTTCGTGGACGTGAGCGGCCGCGTCACCCTGGACGCTTGGATACCGGGGCCCGAAGGCGTCGTGCTGACGCTCCAGCTTCGCGAACAGGGGACACAGACCGTGGTGGAAGAGACGGCCATCACGCTGGACGATCAGGGCAACTACTCGGCGCGCTTCCGGCGCTCCGGGGAGTACGACCTGGTGCTGGTGGGCGGTGGCTGGCTGAACGAGGGCCACGCTTCGGTGGTGCTGCCGAGAGGTCAGTCTCAGTTCGACTTCGTCA
This genomic window contains:
- a CDS encoding S8 family serine peptidase, producing MFWLVYGVSILAAQAVLGPPPTHPQPRIAPDRVVVELSRPVTLGEFRAMCEGVGDGLYSIPALNTHVLRLAPGLDPTRTAERLRRLPWVRDAGPDYLLELAHVPNDPLFGSQWDKTMVGAEAAWDITKGSSDTIIAILDTGVMLDHEDLIGQFVPGWNVQDQNTNVYDDFWHGTRVTGVAAAIMDNNKGIAGMAPQCRYMPVKILKNGSGTVLDMAAGLTWAADNGARVCNISSVSPSGHPTLLNAVRYCVSNGVVVVAAAGNSNNTSKYYPAGYPEVISVAASNVNDTRGWNSTYGSWVMVAAPGQDLLSTGLNTPPGDYKNSTGTSYAAPLVAAEAGMIYGLLAQPGERAEWLGLAVRDIIQANVVPKDWVKYGRVNVAAALQNVFVDVSGRVTLDAWIPGPEGVVLTLQLREQGTQTVVEETAITLDDQGNYSARFRRSGEYDLVLVGGGWLNEGHASVVLPRGQSQFDFVTRNGDVDRSNMIDLLDINMLLQAWGLSGSRPEDVNGDGEVSLPDLSVVLINFARSGF